In the Candidatus Cloacimonas acidaminovorans str. Evry genome, one interval contains:
- the pyrH gene encoding UMP kinase has product MKNVYKSENIHRVLLKLSGEVLSGKKGIIYDETVIDSLTDAIITVHNQNYELGIVLGGGNIFRGGSWKNKNLNRVVLDSIGMLATIQNSLYMAEILISKGIDCAIFSTLAVDKVVDRYTPQLASSALEQGKVCFFSGGTGNPYFTTDTAAVLRAVELQADIVLKATNVDGLYSADPKKDKNAHFISSASFEECLQKRLGVMDLTAFSLAMDNTMPIKIFNISQPQMLIEALTNAETGTYIHP; this is encoded by the coding sequence ATGAAAAATGTTTACAAAAGCGAAAATATCCATCGTGTGCTGTTGAAACTTTCCGGAGAAGTTCTTTCCGGTAAAAAAGGCATCATCTACGATGAAACAGTAATTGACTCCCTGACCGATGCTATAATTACAGTTCATAACCAAAATTATGAATTAGGCATCGTTTTAGGCGGGGGAAATATATTCCGCGGCGGTTCCTGGAAAAATAAAAATTTGAACAGGGTAGTTCTGGATAGTATCGGTATGCTGGCAACTATCCAGAATTCTCTGTATATGGCAGAAATCCTTATTTCCAAAGGAATTGACTGTGCCATTTTTTCCACTCTGGCTGTGGATAAAGTGGTTGATCGTTATACTCCTCAATTGGCTTCCTCCGCTTTGGAACAGGGAAAGGTCTGTTTTTTCAGCGGAGGAACAGGAAATCCTTATTTTACTACAGATACCGCTGCCGTTTTACGCGCTGTTGAACTGCAAGCTGATATTGTGTTAAAAGCAACTAATGTGGATGGACTTTACAGCGCCGATCCCAAAAAAGATAAAAATGCCCATTTTATAAGCAGTGCCAGCTTTGAGGAATGTTTGCAAAAACGCTTGGGAGTTATGGATTTAACCGCTTTTTCTCTGGCTATGGATAATACTATGCCTATTAAGATTTTCAACATCAGTCAGCCGCAAATGTTAATTGAAGCACTTACTAATGCGGAAACAGGAACCTATATTCACCCCTGA
- the tsf gene encoding translation elongation factor Ts: MAEITATQVKELRDRTGAGMMDCRKALIEKNGNIDEAIKYLREKGISKAEGKANRATKEGIIHSYIHFNNRIGVLLELNCESDFVARTDEFKALADEIAMQIAATNPLAISPEQIDPAILEREKEIAYNKAVNEGKKPEIIEKIVEGNLKKFCNEHSLLGQELISDSTKTVKDLLTNAIATTGENIQIARFVRYQLGGE, from the coding sequence ATGGCAGAGATTACTGCAACCCAAGTAAAAGAATTGCGTGACAGAACTGGAGCCGGAATGATGGATTGCCGCAAAGCCCTTATTGAAAAAAACGGAAATATTGATGAGGCAATAAAATACCTGCGGGAAAAGGGAATCAGTAAAGCAGAAGGAAAAGCAAACCGTGCCACTAAAGAAGGTATCATTCATTCATACATACATTTCAACAACCGGATTGGAGTGCTTCTGGAACTGAATTGCGAATCCGATTTTGTTGCCAGAACCGATGAATTTAAAGCTTTGGCAGATGAAATAGCAATGCAAATTGCCGCTACCAACCCTTTAGCTATAAGTCCCGAGCAAATTGATCCCGCCATTCTGGAAAGAGAAAAAGAAATTGCCTATAACAAAGCTGTGAATGAAGGGAAAAAACCCGAAATTATAGAGAAAATTGTGGAAGGTAATCTGAAAAAGTTCTGCAACGAACATTCCCTTTTAGGACAAGAACTGATCAGCGACAGCACAAAAACCGTAAAGGACTTACTGACAAACGCTATAGCCACAACAGGCGAAAATATTCAAATTGCCAGATTTGTCCGTTATCAATTAGGTGGCGAATAA
- the rpsB gene encoding 30S ribosomal protein S2 has protein sequence MSVVTMKQLLEAGVHFGHQTFKWNPKMKKYIFIKRNGIHIIDLKQTVDAINEAYQFMKEVASKGEYILFVGTKKQAQAAIKEAAEKAGVFYVNQRWYGGMLTNMATIRQSIEKMKYYEEIVADGTINGYTKLEQQKMKRMHDKIEFSLGGIREMDALPGCVFIVDTEYEKIAVHEARILNIPIVAMVDTNCDPDLIDYVIPSNDDATRAIHLISDIMANAVIEGKGLATEGESTEEETTETTAAEETEDFEAELAAAEEKVEFDVPELAETEQ, from the coding sequence ATGTCCGTAGTAACTATGAAACAATTACTTGAAGCTGGTGTCCATTTTGGGCATCAAACCTTCAAATGGAATCCTAAAATGAAGAAATACATCTTCATTAAACGCAACGGGATTCATATTATTGATTTGAAACAGACAGTAGATGCTATCAATGAAGCATATCAGTTTATGAAAGAGGTTGCCTCCAAAGGTGAATATATCCTTTTTGTAGGAACCAAAAAACAGGCACAGGCAGCTATTAAAGAAGCTGCTGAAAAAGCCGGTGTCTTTTATGTAAACCAGCGTTGGTATGGTGGAATGCTAACTAATATGGCTACTATCCGTCAAAGCATTGAAAAGATGAAGTATTATGAAGAAATCGTGGCTGACGGCACTATCAATGGTTACACCAAGCTGGAACAACAAAAAATGAAAAGAATGCACGATAAAATTGAATTTTCCTTAGGCGGTATTCGCGAAATGGATGCCCTGCCAGGATGTGTTTTTATTGTGGATACCGAATATGAAAAAATAGCCGTGCACGAAGCACGTATCTTGAATATTCCGATTGTGGCAATGGTTGATACCAATTGCGATCCCGATTTGATTGATTATGTAATTCCCAGTAACGACGATGCCACGCGTGCTATTCATCTGATTTCAGATATTATGGCAAATGCCGTTATTGAAGGAAAAGGACTTGCCACAGAGGGAGAAAGCACTGAAGAAGAAACAACTGAAACAACTGCTGCAGAAGAAACAGAGGATTTTGAAGCCGAATTGGCTGCAGCAGAAGAAAAAGTGGAATTTGATGTTCCCGAATTAGCGGAAACGGAACAATAA
- the rpsI gene encoding 30S ribosomal protein S9 codes for MQTFDAVGRRKNAVARVRLMPGTGKRIINNIQMKKYLQRETLEMIVEQPLQTVGLSDNFDVYVNVYGGGLSGQAGAIRHGISRALVEYDENLRPVLKTRGFLTRDPRMVERKKSGRPKARKRFQFSKR; via the coding sequence ATGCAGACCTTTGATGCAGTTGGCAGAAGAAAAAATGCCGTAGCCAGAGTTCGTCTTATGCCTGGAACTGGAAAACGCATTATTAATAATATCCAGATGAAGAAATATCTCCAGCGTGAGACCCTGGAAATGATTGTAGAACAGCCCTTACAGACCGTTGGCTTATCCGATAACTTTGATGTTTATGTAAATGTTTACGGAGGTGGTTTAAGCGGTCAGGCAGGAGCTATCCGTCATGGTATTTCCCGTGCCTTAGTGGAATATGATGAAAATCTTCGTCCTGTGCTGAAGACCCGGGGATTTTTAACGCGTGATCCCAGAATGGTGGAACGCAAAAAATCCGGTCGTCCCAAAGCCAGAAAAAGATTCCAGTTCTCTAAGCGTTAA
- the rplM gene encoding 50S ribosomal protein L13, with translation MKTLTPSPSDIHQQWYIVDAEGKPLGRLSTKVATILCGKHKPYYVPNIDTGDYVIVINAAKVRVTGMKALQKVYKSFSGYPDGLKEIPYAKVLEKHPERIIEHAVKGMMPKNKLGRAMFKKLKVYPGAEHPHSAQKPIELNI, from the coding sequence ATGAAGACCCTAACCCCAAGTCCTTCCGATATTCACCAGCAATGGTATATCGTAGATGCAGAGGGAAAACCTTTGGGACGCTTATCCACAAAAGTTGCCACAATTTTATGTGGCAAACATAAACCGTATTATGTGCCCAATATTGATACCGGTGATTATGTGATTGTGATCAATGCAGCAAAAGTTCGCGTAACAGGTATGAAGGCATTACAGAAGGTTTATAAAAGCTTTAGTGGTTATCCTGACGGCTTGAAGGAAATTCCTTATGCCAAAGTTTTGGAAAAGCATCCCGAACGCATTATTGAACATGCCGTAAAAGGTATGATGCCCAAAAATAAGTTGGGACGCGCAATGTTCAAAAAATTGAAAGTTTATCCTGGAGCTGAACATCCGCATTCTGCTCAAAAACCCATTGAACTAAATATTTAG
- a CDS encoding ABC transporter ATP-binding protein, with protein MDIIKTENIVKDYILGKIKVRALNGIDLQIQKGEFVAIMGPSGSGKSTLMHILGCLDSPTDGTYYLDDVLVSKMPKASLAAVRNRKIGFVFQSFNLLPHLNILKNVELPLMYGGMSKRKRTAKAKEVLQNVGLGDRLKHKPGELSGGQRQRVAIARAIVNDPSILLADEPTGNLDSQSGGDILEIFTELHSQGNTVIIVTHDQAIASRAERIIKIKDGKIVDGNSNS; from the coding sequence ATGGATATTATTAAAACCGAAAACATAGTAAAGGATTACATTTTAGGCAAGATAAAAGTCCGTGCTTTAAATGGAATTGACCTGCAAATTCAGAAAGGTGAATTTGTTGCCATAATGGGTCCCTCCGGCTCGGGGAAAAGCACTTTAATGCATATTCTGGGGTGTTTGGATAGTCCAACAGATGGAACTTATTATCTGGATGATGTTTTGGTTAGCAAAATGCCCAAAGCGTCTTTAGCTGCAGTCAGAAATCGGAAAATTGGCTTTGTGTTTCAGTCCTTTAATCTGCTCCCTCATTTGAACATCTTGAAAAATGTAGAACTCCCTTTAATGTATGGAGGTATGAGTAAAAGAAAACGCACTGCCAAAGCAAAAGAGGTTTTACAAAATGTGGGTCTGGGAGATCGTTTAAAACATAAGCCCGGTGAACTTTCCGGAGGTCAAAGACAACGCGTTGCCATAGCACGAGCAATTGTAAATGATCCTTCTATTCTACTGGCAGATGAACCAACGGGAAATCTGGATTCTCAATCCGGAGGGGATATTTTGGAAATTTTTACGGAGTTACACAGTCAAGGCAATACCGTTATTATTGTAACTCACGACCAGGCAATTGCTTCCAGAGCAGAAAGAATAATCAAAATAAAAGACGGGAAAATAGTAGATGGCAATTCCAATAGCTGA
- a CDS encoding ABC transporter permease — MAIPIAESLKLGFADIMMRKVRSIVTVIGIILGVMCIMVVLAIVNGMNESTMSWMEERGGLNKIEVEQNWFYDFSKGGDPSFSLKEIRYLQSLIPEAEAFNPTVQEWEAVINKGDIRYSTSLRGVMPDFVKVEQWDIAKGRFIKDLDIDQHSNVIVLGSTVAKEFFGNNDPLGQIISVGNQQFIVVGVMAERFMPTQGGQIGMGENALEYLNRRCFIPISTMISKVNPGSKISSIDIRAKSPEEAKELRRKVENIVLNLKNGKHLFQVTSAKEQLDTMQANAKIFEAIFVLIAVISLLVGGIVIMNIMLASIRERTREIGVRIAVGARRRDIFIQFLVQTVLITALGGILGILLGFAILDKVGSYLQIKVLASVQMIWVALLVSIGVGLIFGVGPAIRAARLDPVIALREE, encoded by the coding sequence ATGGCAATTCCAATAGCTGAATCCCTCAAACTTGGTTTCGCGGATATTATGATGCGCAAAGTTCGCAGTATAGTAACCGTGATTGGCATAATTTTAGGTGTGATGTGCATAATGGTTGTTTTGGCAATTGTAAATGGAATGAACGAAAGCACAATGAGTTGGATGGAAGAACGCGGTGGTTTGAACAAAATAGAAGTTGAACAAAACTGGTTTTACGATTTTTCCAAAGGTGGAGATCCCAGTTTTTCTTTAAAGGAAATTCGTTATTTGCAATCCCTTATTCCGGAAGCGGAAGCATTTAATCCTACCGTTCAGGAATGGGAAGCGGTAATAAATAAGGGTGATATTCGTTACAGCACATCTTTAAGAGGTGTAATGCCCGATTTTGTAAAAGTGGAACAATGGGACATAGCTAAAGGCAGATTTATTAAAGACCTGGATATAGACCAACATAGCAATGTAATAGTTCTCGGCTCAACCGTGGCAAAAGAGTTTTTTGGCAACAACGATCCTCTCGGACAAATTATTTCCGTAGGCAATCAACAATTTATCGTTGTCGGTGTAATGGCTGAAAGATTTATGCCAACACAGGGCGGACAAATAGGAATGGGTGAAAATGCTTTGGAATATTTAAACCGCCGTTGTTTTATTCCTATTTCCACAATGATCAGTAAAGTTAACCCTGGCAGTAAAATAAGCTCCATAGATATTAGAGCAAAAAGTCCTGAAGAGGCAAAAGAACTGCGCCGTAAAGTGGAAAACATAGTGCTGAACCTGAAAAACGGAAAACATTTGTTTCAGGTTACTTCCGCTAAAGAACAACTGGATACAATGCAGGCAAATGCTAAAATATTTGAAGCCATATTTGTTTTAATTGCCGTAATTTCTCTGCTGGTTGGGGGAATTGTAATTATGAACATTATGCTTGCTTCCATCCGGGAACGCACTCGCGAAATAGGAGTTCGCATTGCGGTTGGAGCCAGAAGAAGAGATATTTTTATTCAGTTTTTGGTGCAAACGGTGCTTATTACCGCTTTAGGTGGAATTTTGGGAATTCTTTTAGGATTTGCTATTTTGGATAAAGTGGGTTCTTATTTACAAATAAAAGTGCTTGCCTCGGTGCAAATGATTTGGGTTGCTCTTTTGGTTTCTATTGGAGTGGGACTTATTTTTGGAGTAGGTCCTGCTATTAGAGCTGCCCGTCTTGATCCTGTAATTGCTTTAAGGGAGGAATAA
- a CDS encoding YihY/virulence factor BrkB family protein — translation MSKKKQNKGVFQKLLLWLYSYIKIVIVDLKKIYFSITVPQQRKKVFSNIWTFIKTFYQRFMGEGILKESASLTYITLLGFVPFINFLVLIAPDLPFLNLGDKLRELVVQNFIPSSANAIINFLDKLIMPKVGFNIFNFVILIVSSYSLFSVIRGTFDRILSMQLKSSQDTITQLVKFFGTIVFGLLIIVLLFSSSSIPIISRLLKSPVLQWIMVIVPFVLQFLAIMFLYMLLPSVRINRASLFRGAFWTTVIWVIGKSAFDFYIYNLTNYERLYGVMAVLPIFLLWIYINWAIILGGMVLVSEMENKKNGGFLTKEPHNAVRITMELFTNQKLNQRLEGILSKEELKKLADTLNEEEDK, via the coding sequence ATGAGTAAAAAGAAACAAAATAAAGGTGTTTTTCAGAAGCTCCTTCTTTGGCTATATTCTTACATCAAAATTGTTATTGTGGATCTCAAGAAAATTTACTTTTCCATAACTGTCCCTCAACAACGGAAAAAGGTCTTTAGCAATATATGGACATTTATCAAAACATTTTACCAGCGTTTTATGGGTGAAGGTATTTTGAAGGAATCAGCCAGTTTAACTTACATAACTCTTCTCGGTTTTGTCCCTTTTATCAATTTCCTGGTTTTAATTGCCCCGGATTTACCATTTCTGAATTTGGGTGATAAACTGAGAGAATTGGTGGTTCAAAACTTTATTCCGAGTTCGGCGAATGCTATAATCAACTTTTTGGACAAGCTGATTATGCCCAAAGTTGGCTTCAACATTTTCAATTTTGTTATCCTGATTGTTAGTTCCTATTCGTTGTTTTCAGTTATAAGAGGGACTTTTGACCGTATCCTGAGTATGCAGCTGAAGTCCTCTCAGGATACTATTACTCAATTAGTGAAATTTTTCGGCACGATTGTTTTCGGATTGCTGATTATCGTGTTGCTTTTTTCCAGTTCATCTATTCCAATTATCTCCCGTTTGTTAAAGTCACCTGTTTTACAATGGATTATGGTAATAGTTCCCTTTGTTTTGCAATTTTTGGCTATAATGTTTCTTTATATGTTATTGCCTTCGGTAAGAATTAACCGTGCCTCCTTGTTTAGAGGTGCTTTTTGGACTACGGTTATCTGGGTTATAGGTAAGTCCGCATTTGATTTTTATATATATAACTTAACTAATTACGAACGACTTTACGGAGTGATGGCTGTTCTGCCGATTTTCCTACTGTGGATTTATATAAATTGGGCTATTATTTTGGGAGGAATGGTTTTAGTAAGTGAAATGGAAAACAAAAAAAACGGTGGCTTTTTAACCAAAGAACCCCATAATGCCGTGCGCATAACAATGGAACTTTTTACTAATCAAAAACTTAATCAACGTCTGGAAGGAATTTTGAGTAAAGAAGAACTGAAGAAATTGGCAGATACCCTGAACGAGGAAGAAGATAAATGA
- the purH gene encoding bifunctional phosphoribosylaminoimidazolecarboxamide formyltransferase/IMP cyclohydrolase — translation MNKYALISVADKTGIETLAMELERMGFTILSTSHTADYLKQFCQKVVLVSDLTGFPEILEGRVKTLHPVIYAGILADRNNPAHAKTLSELKIEHIDVIAVNLYPFASVCWKENATEQEIIENIDIGGPALIRAGAKNYKSVTVLVDPVDYANALELLKQNSILPEKFSSYLAQKAFAKTRDYDAEIAAYFASQGIEESITNELPAQLEFAISLKRKLRYGENPHQNGGFYAKVTSGWELIHGKELSFNNIMDIDSAFRAIRLFGKPTAIIIKHCNPCGIGSDETLAEAYRKAYETDTEAPFGGIVIVNRPLDLETATLINNIFTEIIIAPAFEPGVLEFLKKKKNRRLIRYEFSLLEKPLNPIEIKTLTSGYLAQDWDLVNESTENWKIVTNKQPAPEELEALIYAWKAVSVLKSNAIAIAKKDSVLGLGCGQTSRIDAVQLALWKAKKFGHDLTDSVCASDGFFPFRDCIDTLAKNGISAIIQPGGSKNDAECISACNELNIAMVFTGFRHFKH, via the coding sequence ATGAATAAATATGCCCTAATTAGTGTTGCGGATAAAACCGGTATTGAGACCTTAGCTATGGAACTGGAAAGAATGGGCTTTACCATTCTTTCCACTTCGCATACAGCTGATTACTTAAAACAATTCTGCCAGAAAGTAGTGCTGGTTTCGGATTTAACCGGTTTTCCGGAAATTCTGGAAGGCAGAGTTAAAACACTCCATCCCGTTATTTATGCCGGAATTTTGGCAGATAGAAATAATCCTGCTCACGCCAAAACACTCTCTGAACTAAAAATTGAGCACATAGATGTAATAGCGGTAAATTTGTATCCTTTTGCCTCTGTTTGCTGGAAAGAAAATGCCACCGAACAGGAAATTATAGAAAATATAGATATTGGAGGTCCCGCTTTAATTCGTGCAGGAGCCAAGAACTATAAAAGCGTTACTGTTTTGGTTGATCCTGTGGACTATGCTAATGCGTTGGAGCTTTTAAAGCAGAATAGTATTTTACCGGAAAAATTTAGTTCCTATCTGGCACAAAAGGCATTTGCCAAAACCCGGGATTACGATGCTGAAATTGCCGCTTATTTTGCCTCTCAAGGAATAGAGGAATCTATTACTAACGAACTACCTGCTCAACTGGAGTTTGCTATTTCTTTAAAGAGAAAATTGCGCTATGGCGAAAACCCTCATCAAAATGGTGGTTTCTATGCAAAGGTAACCTCCGGTTGGGAACTTATTCACGGTAAGGAACTCTCTTTCAATAACATAATGGATATTGATTCTGCCTTCAGAGCTATTCGTCTTTTTGGTAAACCAACTGCCATTATTATTAAACACTGCAATCCTTGTGGTATTGGCAGTGATGAAACATTGGCAGAGGCATATAGAAAAGCTTATGAAACAGATACGGAGGCACCTTTTGGGGGAATTGTAATTGTCAACCGTCCCCTGGATTTGGAAACGGCTACCCTGATTAATAATATCTTCACTGAAATCATTATTGCTCCTGCTTTTGAACCCGGTGTTTTAGAATTCCTGAAAAAAAAGAAAAACCGCCGCCTAATTCGCTACGAATTTTCTCTGCTGGAAAAACCGCTTAACCCTATAGAAATTAAGACACTTACTTCGGGCTATTTAGCTCAGGACTGGGACCTCGTAAACGAATCAACAGAGAACTGGAAAATAGTTACTAACAAACAACCTGCTCCGGAAGAGTTGGAAGCCCTTATTTATGCCTGGAAAGCTGTTTCCGTCCTAAAGTCCAATGCCATTGCTATCGCTAAAAAAGATAGTGTCTTAGGGCTTGGCTGCGGACAAACCTCCCGCATAGATGCTGTTCAATTAGCTCTCTGGAAAGCAAAAAAATTCGGACACGATTTAACGGATTCTGTTTGTGCCTCCGATGGCTTTTTCCCTTTTCGGGATTGTATAGATACTCTTGCTAAGAACGGAATTTCAGCTATCATCCAACCTGGCGGTTCCAAAAACGATGCGGAATGCATTTCTGCTTGCAACGAACTAAACATCGCTATGGTCTTTACCGGTTTCCGTCACTTTAAGCACTGA
- a CDS encoding DNA-methyltransferase: MVSKNIHNYEIDFAPTKDEKSEKNISDLMPLSNNKIGGEAKMKHTAPRNRTLTVSEEELKKMKTRFINLNKQCMLDAIKGNVICQDALECIQFLPEKSIDLLIIDPPYNMYKKFNEVTFNKKTIDEYAEWIDSWFSQIVSKISLTGSVYVCCDWQSSSAIETVLRKHLIVRNRITWERDKGRGAKTNWKNCSEDIWFATKSNKYVFNVDKVKIMRKVIAPYRDENGDPKDWKETNTGNYRLSHPSNFWTDITIPFWSMPENTDHPTQKPEKLLAKLILASSNEGDFVFDPFCGSGSTLVVAKKLNREFSGIEIDEYYCALTLKRLDLADIDKSIQGYSEGLFWERNSLTEQQKIKLSSRKQKGIDNYEIEFDWHH, encoded by the coding sequence ATGGTCTCTAAAAATATACATAATTATGAGATAGATTTTGCGCCAACAAAAGACGAAAAGTCAGAAAAAAATATTTCTGATTTAATGCCCTTGTCTAATAATAAGATAGGAGGGGAAGCTAAAATGAAACATACAGCACCAAGAAATAGAACTCTTACTGTGTCGGAAGAGGAACTAAAAAAAATGAAAACAAGATTTATCAACTTAAATAAGCAATGTATGTTAGATGCTATAAAAGGGAATGTGATCTGTCAGGATGCACTTGAATGTATTCAATTCCTGCCCGAAAAATCAATTGATCTTCTTATTATTGATCCCCCCTATAATATGTATAAAAAGTTTAATGAAGTTACCTTCAATAAAAAAACCATTGATGAGTATGCAGAATGGATTGACTCTTGGTTTTCTCAGATTGTTTCTAAAATATCATTAACCGGTTCGGTTTATGTATGCTGTGACTGGCAATCTTCTTCTGCAATAGAGACAGTGCTAAGAAAACATTTGATTGTAAGAAATAGAATTACATGGGAAAGAGATAAGGGTAGAGGAGCAAAAACAAACTGGAAAAACTGTTCTGAGGATATATGGTTTGCCACCAAGTCCAATAAATATGTTTTCAATGTAGATAAGGTTAAAATTATGCGAAAAGTAATTGCACCTTATAGAGATGAAAACGGAGATCCTAAGGACTGGAAAGAAACAAATACAGGCAATTATAGATTATCTCATCCCTCAAACTTTTGGACAGATATCACTATCCCTTTTTGGTCTATGCCTGAAAATACTGATCACCCTACTCAAAAACCGGAAAAATTATTAGCGAAACTAATACTTGCCAGTTCCAATGAAGGTGATTTTGTGTTTGATCCCTTTTGTGGCTCTGGTTCAACCTTAGTTGTAGCAAAAAAATTAAACCGCGAATTCAGTGGTATTGAAATTGACGAATATTATTGTGCTCTTACCTTAAAACGATTAGACCTAGCTGATATTGATAAATCTATACAAGGATACAGTGAAGGATTATTTTGGGAGAGAAATAGTTTAACCGAACAGCAAAAAATTAAGCTATCAAGTAGAAAACAAAAAGGAATTGATAATTATGAAATCGAATTTGACTGGCATCATTAA